Part of the Candidatus Diapherotrites archaeon genome is shown below.
TGTTCTGTCTTTGCTACATTCAAAGCATACTTCTGCATGAAATTCACTATAGCGTAAACCATGAGAATTATTGGAATGAAAATATAAGCAATAGCCAGCTCCTGCATTCCAGTGAAAGAAGCAACATAAGAAGGCAAAGGAGACATCAATGCAACCACAATTAAAATGAAGCCAAAAATTATTGCTGCAAGTAATGTGAGCTTGAATGCAGCAGCCAGTTCCTCTGCACTCAAATTCCATCCCAAAAAATCGATTGCCTCCTTGTACTTCTGAGAGAATTTAGCTCCCTTTCCAAGAGAAGGAAAACTCTTATGGCAGGACTTGCAGAACCTCACATATCCAGGGTCAACCTTCCTTACAAGCCTTGTCTCCCCTCTTTCGCCGAACTCCTTTGAATAAGTTATGCCCTTATACAATTCCCCTGGAGAGACATCCTTTCCTTGCGCCTCATAAACAAATTTTCTTGGCATGCAATTACCGTTCCCAAACTTTTTACAATTACCCCAAAATTCAAATTATTTCTTTTTTCTTGCAAGCAGTCTCTTCAGGAAGTCGTTCTGCATCCAGTACTTCCATTTCCCTAAAACCTCATTATAGTCAACGCTTCCATGTTCTTCCAATTGCTCTTCCTTGAGCAGTAAGAGTTTATTGTTTGCTGCAACAGAATTCTCTGCCTCAAGCAATTCCTTCAAGCCCAATTTATTTTTTGCTTCAACAAGGAAGGCTTTGGCGTTAGCATTCATTTTAATGTTATCCCAAATAGAATTCATTGACATTCCAGTATTCCTTTGAATCCTGTCAAAGAGCTCTGAGTCCTTCAAGTTGTCTTCAAGCAATTCCATTTTATCCTTTTTTGCGTCAAACACCATTAAATCCAGGAGGCCTCCTTCCCTTTCAGGGTCTTCAACCCAATGCTTTTTCACTTCAGTTATCTGGGTAACCCTCCTGTGCTTTTGGAGCGAGCCGCCAAACCTTATGGGCCTAGCAACCACAATAATGTCTGTTGCCTTGAACGAGGTAGTAGGAACCTGCAGGTCATTCACCACCCTGTCCCAGACACTGTAAGCTGAGTCCCCATGAATTGTTCCAATAACAATGTTTCCTGCTGCACCAACCCTCATTGCCTCATACAATGTTTTGGCTTCCAATGATCTAACCTCCCCTATCACTAAAGCGCTGTCACCCAACCTCAATGCAGTCCTCAAGGACTCTTCTGGGGCAACCTCTGTTTCAGTCTTGCTCACGCTGATTGGAGACCTTGTTTTCAGCCTTTGAATATTGAAGCCTATCTCCTTCATGTAAGGCACAGGGATTTCCAATGTATCTTCCTGCACTATAATCCTAATGTTCTGGAGGATTTCCAGCATTAAAGCTCCAATAAGGGAAGTCTTGCCTGAACCCCTTGAGCCTGTAACAAGCATTGTTGATTGAGTGTCAATAAAAAAAGAAAGCATGCCTGCTGCGAGAGGATTCAAGAATTTCACGTCAATGAATTGAGCCAGAGTCCAAGGAGTAACCTTATGCAGCCTGAAAGCAAAGGCTGTACCGTCTGCAGCCAAAGGCTTTCCGATTACAGCAACCCTTGTCTCCAATTCCTCCAAGTCAAAGTCCAGCACAGGATGCATTTCATCGAATGGACGGCCTGACATTGCCCTCATCTTTGAAACTAGGGCTGAAGCCTCCTCTTCAGTGTAAATAATGTTTGTCTGGCATTGACCATAATCCGAATGAACAACATATAATGCCTTCATTCCGATTGGCGAGTCAAGAAAAATGTCTGTGAGCTTCCTGTCATTCAATAAAATTTCTAGGATGCCATATCCGACTGTGTATCTTGCAACAATTTCAGCTAATTCCTTTACCTCATCTTTATCCAATTTAATGTTGTTGTGCTGTGCTATCTCCATTATAGTGCTCTCATAGACTCTCTCAAAGTATTTCCTTGACTTTGCAATTGTTGTGAGGGATGTTCTACCCGGCTTGTAGGAGGCAACAATCTCTTTTGTCTTAGACAAAACAAAATATTTTTCTGGAGGCAGGGAATATTCCGGTGGATTAATGAAGTACAATTTTTCTGCCTTGCTAGGGTGCTTGAATATC
Proteins encoded:
- a CDS encoding type II/IV secretion system ATPase subunit, producing MKIGNFEVGDYVVKEEGGKRHLIFDCRNCVYGASMSDDLHCRFHAISLLQELEAQIIVCGEIYERVYNEAQTKMLAEIAALIPKFELENIWGYSHLGKPGALDEKDFGVRHDLVLRVTREGISFDPIAAYLELIQEINRIKNLVPGLEAKTAESTKVYLGTLLKIKEIFDSTQLISKVRDIVVKLDKVPDTLELYHAFFEAEVKPSFIASRLMFERPEALELLDEYNVLKSNVQIFKHPSKAEKLYFINPPEYSLPPEKYFVLSKTKEIVASYKPGRTSLTTIAKSRKYFERVYESTIMEIAQHNNIKLDKDEVKELAEIVARYTVGYGILEILLNDRKLTDIFLDSPIGMKALYVVHSDYGQCQTNIIYTEEEASALVSKMRAMSGRPFDEMHPVLDFDLEELETRVAVIGKPLAADGTAFAFRLHKVTPWTLAQFIDVKFLNPLAAGMLSFFIDTQSTMLVTGSRGSGKTSLIGALMLEILQNIRIIVQEDTLEIPVPYMKEIGFNIQRLKTRSPISVSKTETEVAPEESLRTALRLGDSALVIGEVRSLEAKTLYEAMRVGAAGNIVIGTIHGDSAYSVWDRVVNDLQVPTTSFKATDIIVVARPIRFGGSLQKHRRVTQITEVKKHWVEDPEREGGLLDLMVFDAKKDKMELLEDNLKDSELFDRIQRNTGMSMNSIWDNIKMNANAKAFLVEAKNKLGLKELLEAENSVAANNKLLLLKEEQLEEHGSVDYNEVLGKWKYWMQNDFLKRLLARKKK